The Bacteroidota bacterium genome has a window encoding:
- a CDS encoding S41 family peptidase, with protein MPPLHRPMLHVARWLLIFLGLGLLHLAHAQSVRVEIDMADEAVTPDAVVGVRGDTAPLSWAHALPLTDDDADGVYTAAIDFPGGTESVSYKVVIEAPDAEVRWERGSNRLLLPGRMTADRRAFDDPQAGLPVPMLSRGELRDDLAVLREGLYALHPGLTLHNTAGDLARTFDRLDETADALGTQYGDAIPMPAVYLAVARAVAALRDGHTQVSMYNQQPLTEAALYHRPDRVPFTFRLVGDRMIVTGDATPGRVLPPGTEVLTLDGRSVPEVIGALLPFASGDGLRNDDRRFRLHLRDLLAPAERFDVIYSLVFEPEGDLSLTVRRPDGSARDLAVPRTTQGARREVLWTRDASLPRSRGDMLRFKMRDDGTAYLKVGSFATFSMERDYGAWLTDAFRQMNADGAERLVVDLRGTAGGMDAAAALLLRHLLTEPATVTLWNNSTAYRRVPDAVRPHVRSWSEGFYDLSEQVTPVGDGTFRLPSRPPVTLSPAAATFRGPTAVLIDAAASSATFYLAKQIKEAGAALLVGQETGGSLKGLNAGQMAFLTLPHSGVSVDIPLFASRPPTPGPDRGIIPDVVVVPDAEAVIAGRDPDLEAALAWLRAN; from the coding sequence ATGCCCCCACTCCATCGCCCGATGCTGCACGTCGCACGCTGGCTCCTCATCTTCCTCGGCCTCGGCCTGCTGCACCTCGCCCATGCCCAGTCCGTCAGGGTCGAGATTGACATGGCAGACGAAGCTGTTACGCCCGATGCCGTCGTGGGCGTCCGGGGCGACACGGCCCCGCTCTCGTGGGCCCACGCGCTGCCCCTCACCGACGACGATGCTGACGGGGTCTACACCGCAGCCATCGACTTTCCCGGCGGCACCGAGTCGGTCAGCTACAAGGTAGTGATCGAAGCGCCCGACGCCGAGGTCCGGTGGGAGCGCGGAAGCAACCGGCTGCTGCTGCCTGGCCGGATGACGGCGGACCGACGCGCCTTCGACGACCCGCAGGCCGGCCTGCCCGTCCCGATGCTGTCTCGGGGTGAACTCCGCGACGACCTCGCCGTCCTCCGCGAGGGCCTGTACGCGCTGCATCCCGGCCTGACGCTCCACAACACCGCAGGCGACCTCGCCCGCACCTTCGACCGGCTGGACGAGACCGCCGACGCACTCGGCACGCAGTACGGCGATGCGATCCCGATGCCTGCCGTCTACCTCGCCGTAGCGCGCGCGGTGGCGGCCCTGCGCGACGGGCATACGCAGGTCAGCATGTACAACCAGCAGCCGCTCACCGAAGCCGCGCTCTACCACCGCCCCGACCGCGTGCCGTTCACGTTCCGGCTCGTCGGCGACCGGATGATCGTGACGGGCGATGCCACCCCGGGCCGCGTGCTCCCGCCGGGGACCGAGGTTCTGACGTTAGACGGACGCTCTGTGCCCGAGGTCATCGGCGCGCTGCTGCCGTTCGCCTCGGGCGATGGCCTTCGGAACGACGACCGCCGCTTCCGCCTCCACCTGCGGGACCTGCTCGCCCCGGCCGAGCGCTTCGACGTGATCTACAGCCTCGTCTTCGAACCCGAGGGCGACCTGTCGCTCACGGTGCGGCGGCCCGACGGAAGCGCGCGGGATCTCGCCGTTCCTCGCACGACGCAGGGCGCACGACGCGAGGTGCTGTGGACCCGCGACGCGTCGCTACCCCGATCGCGCGGCGACATGCTGCGGTTCAAGATGCGGGACGACGGCACCGCCTACCTCAAGGTCGGCAGCTTCGCCACGTTCTCGATGGAGCGTGATTACGGCGCGTGGCTGACCGATGCCTTTCGGCAGATGAACGCCGACGGAGCCGAGCGCCTGGTAGTCGACCTGCGCGGTACCGCCGGGGGGATGGACGCGGCGGCGGCCCTCTTGCTTCGGCACCTCCTCACCGAGCCCGCGACGGTTACCCTGTGGAACAACTCGACGGCCTACCGCCGGGTACCCGACGCCGTGCGCCCGCACGTCCGCTCGTGGTCGGAAGGTTTCTACGACCTCTCGGAGCAGGTCACGCCCGTCGGCGACGGTACGTTTCGGCTGCCGAGCCGTCCGCCCGTCACCCTGTCGCCCGCTGCCGCCACCTTTCGTGGCCCGACGGCCGTGCTGATCGACGCGGCCGCGTCGTCGGCCACGTTCTACCTCGCCAAGCAAATCAAAGAGGCCGGCGCGGCGCTCCTCGTGGGTCAGGAGACGGGCGGGAGCCTGAAAGGCCTCAACGCCGGGCAGATGGCGTTCCTGACACTACCCCATTCGGGAGTCTCGGTGGACATACCGCTCTTCGCCTCGCGGCCGCCCACACCTGGACCGGACCGAGGCATCATTCCCGACGTCGTAGTGGTGCCAGACGCCGAGGCGGTCATCGCCGGTCGGGACCCCGACCTCGAAGCGGCCTTGGCCTGGCTTCGTGCGAACTGA
- a CDS encoding PLP-dependent aminotransferase family protein: MAGRTDAPIIDLVTAGFAPSAPPDAPIYHRLRDHLRDLIRREHLHPGARLPSSRVLAQDLGVSRTTVELAYDELVDEGFVERRRGSGTYVVELIPARPRPLAEVSRSSGSAATGPPALSAAGQRLASVHRFRDDPAAPAGFAPCLPGEDAFPIAAWNQLVVDTLHERGRRLQRSTPLLGDYALRTALADHLARTRRVQCDAGRVLILSSTQQALGLLARLLLDAGDAMWLEEPGYLGARAVFEASGARVVPVPVDADGLAVEAGIEAAPEARLAYVTPSHQYPTGVTLSAARRVALLGWARTAGRWVIEDDYDSEFRHVGGPLAPLQSSDREGRVVYVGTFNKVLFPGLRLAYAVLPDALVGPAERAVETFGGQPSSIVQAAAATFVAQGHFAAHLRRTRDLYRTRRNALLDAAGEGLGEVLEMGPSDTGLHVCARLERGVSDLDISARAAAAGLHVPPLSPCYLGAAAEPGLILGYAGVDERTLRRGVTQLTDLLREA; this comes from the coding sequence ATGGCTGGCCGGACCGACGCTCCTATCATCGACCTCGTCACGGCGGGCTTTGCGCCATCGGCACCTCCGGACGCACCGATCTATCACCGGCTGCGCGACCACCTGCGCGACTTGATCCGCCGCGAGCACCTCCACCCAGGGGCTCGCCTTCCGTCCTCTCGCGTGCTCGCGCAGGACCTCGGAGTGTCTCGAACGACGGTCGAGCTGGCCTACGACGAACTCGTGGACGAGGGCTTCGTCGAGCGGCGGCGGGGGTCGGGCACCTACGTCGTCGAGCTGATCCCCGCACGCCCGCGACCTCTCGCCGAGGTCTCTCGCTCGAGCGGCAGCGCGGCCACCGGGCCACCCGCACTCTCGGCCGCAGGACAGCGTCTCGCTTCGGTCCACCGGTTCCGGGATGACCCGGCCGCACCGGCAGGCTTCGCCCCGTGCCTGCCGGGCGAAGACGCTTTCCCTATCGCTGCGTGGAACCAGCTGGTCGTCGACACGCTCCACGAGCGGGGGCGCCGTCTCCAGCGCTCGACGCCGCTCCTGGGGGACTACGCGCTGCGCACCGCGCTGGCCGACCACCTCGCCCGCACGCGGCGCGTCCAGTGCGACGCCGGCCGCGTCCTCATCCTGTCGAGCACGCAGCAGGCGCTCGGCCTCTTGGCCCGTCTGCTCCTCGACGCCGGCGACGCGATGTGGCTGGAGGAACCGGGGTACCTCGGGGCACGCGCCGTGTTCGAGGCCTCCGGTGCTCGCGTCGTCCCGGTTCCGGTGGACGCGGACGGGCTGGCCGTCGAAGCCGGGATCGAGGCGGCCCCCGAGGCGCGGCTGGCGTACGTCACCCCGTCGCACCAGTATCCGACCGGCGTGACGCTCTCGGCGGCGCGGCGCGTGGCGCTGCTCGGCTGGGCACGCACCGCCGGGCGCTGGGTCATCGAGGACGACTACGACAGCGAGTTCCGGCACGTCGGCGGGCCCCTGGCTCCGCTCCAGAGCTCCGACCGTGAGGGCCGGGTGGTCTACGTCGGCACGTTCAACAAGGTGCTCTTCCCCGGTCTCCGGCTGGCCTACGCCGTGCTGCCGGACGCGCTCGTGGGGCCGGCCGAGCGGGCCGTCGAGACGTTCGGCGGTCAGCCGTCGTCCATCGTGCAAGCGGCGGCGGCGACCTTCGTGGCCCAGGGGCACTTTGCAGCCCACCTCCGCCGCACGCGCGACCTCTACCGGACGCGGCGCAACGCCCTCCTCGACGCCGCCGGCGAAGGCCTCGGTGAGGTCCTCGAGATGGGTCCGTCGGACACGGGCCTGCACGTCTGCGCCCGGCTCGAACGGGGCGTGTCAGACCTCGATATCTCGGCCCGAGCGGCGGCGGCCGGGCTGCACGTCCCGCCGCTCTCGCCCTGCTACCTCGGCGCCGCGGCAGAGCCGGGTCTCATCCTGGGCTATGCCGGGGTGGACGAGCGCACGCTGCGCCGGGGCGTCACGCAACTCACCGACCTGCTGCGCGAGGCATAA
- a CDS encoding GNAT family N-acetyltransferase, with product MPLTPVIRPVRPSDLDALVVLCAAHAAYEGAPYRGRGKAEALKDLLFGASPSLLGLVVERDEALVGFATWSVQLSTWDAAPYAHLDCLYLDPAARGRGLGRDLVATVARDARRAGCTQVQWQTPASNHRAIRFYERLGATAKPKVRFYLDEAALRRLTSDPSASYA from the coding sequence ATGCCTCTGACCCCCGTCATCCGCCCCGTCCGACCGAGCGACCTGGACGCGTTGGTGGTGCTGTGCGCTGCGCACGCGGCCTACGAAGGCGCGCCCTACCGCGGCCGGGGCAAGGCCGAGGCCCTGAAGGACCTGCTCTTCGGCGCGTCACCCAGCCTCTTGGGCCTGGTCGTCGAGCGGGATGAGGCGCTCGTCGGCTTCGCGACGTGGTCCGTCCAGCTTTCGACGTGGGACGCCGCGCCGTATGCCCACCTCGACTGCCTCTACCTGGACCCCGCCGCCCGCGGGCGGGGCCTGGGGCGCGACCTCGTGGCGACCGTGGCCCGAGACGCACGCCGTGCCGGGTGCACGCAGGTGCAGTGGCAGACCCCGGCCTCGAACCACCGGGCGATCCGCTTCTACGAACGCCTCGGCGCGACCGCCAAGCCGAAGGTCCGCTTCTACCTCGACGAGGCAGCGCTACGTCGTCTGACCTCAGACCCCTCGGCGTCCTATGCTTGA
- a CDS encoding DUF1272 domain-containing protein: MLDLRPACERCGTALPPDSTDAFICSFECTFCRACVEGKLAGICPNCGGSFARRPIRPANLLEKYPPVSP; this comes from the coding sequence ATGCTTGACCTGCGCCCGGCCTGCGAGCGGTGCGGCACCGCGCTCCCGCCGGACTCCACCGACGCGTTCATCTGCTCGTTCGAGTGCACCTTCTGCCGCGCCTGCGTCGAGGGCAAGCTGGCGGGTATCTGCCCGAACTGCGGGGGCTCCTTCGCGCGCCGACCCATCCGGCCGGCAAACCTGCTCGAAAAATACCCGCCTGTTTCTCCCTGA